A region of Scylla paramamosain isolate STU-SP2022 unplaced genomic scaffold, ASM3559412v1 Contig56, whole genome shotgun sequence DNA encodes the following proteins:
- the LOC135098337 gene encoding general transcription factor II-I repeat domain-containing protein 2B-like has translation MASAKSSNTVHFPTLQEQNPSTTDEYAGECAKLIEAFSERFKDVKSKQQELNIFATPFNVEPADVPDNLQHEIIQLQSDDELKARYNNLSLLEFYRRYVSADDFPILRRHALKYASVFGTTYCCEQFFSKLTLAKSRLRSRLTDANLENQLRVASSTVPPSITRLAKEKQFQPSH, from the exons ATGG CGTCAGCTAAGAGCAGTAACACTGTGCATTTCCCCACTCTGCAAGAACAAAATCCTTCTACAACGGATGAATATGCTGGTGAGTGTGCGAAACTAATTGAGGCATTTAGTGAAAGGTTCAAGGACGTGAAAAGTAAACAACAGGAGTTGAACATCTTCGCTACACCATTTAATGTGGAACCAGCTGATGTGCCTGATAACCTGCAACACGAAATAATTCAGCTGCAAAGCGATGATGAGCTGAAAGCTAGGTACAACAACCTCTCACTGCTTGAGTTCTACAGACGTTACGTAAGTGCTGATGATTTTCCTATTTTGAGGAGACATGCACTGAAATATGCATCTGTGTTCGGAACGACTTACTGCTGCGAGCAGTTCTTCTCAAAACTTACCCTGGCAAAGAGTAGACTGCGCTCCAGACTGACCGATGCAAACCTGGAAAACCAGTTGCGAGTAGCATCATCAACAGTACCACCTAGCATCACGCGCCTCGCCAAAGAGAAGCAGTTCCAGCCGTCACATTAG